In a single window of the Chaetodon trifascialis isolate fChaTrf1 chromosome 19, fChaTrf1.hap1, whole genome shotgun sequence genome:
- the c19h1orf198 gene encoding uncharacterized protein C1orf198 homolog — translation MAAATMAGLDAHRMEEKKFEYFSSINSMAKKIMQEREQIKAKHGSSWDKMTPQEQDSAIDNGMMDPHIRARYAMHRVEREEVPCYPKLLIQTGQKIVHFGEEDITWQDEHSAPFSWETKSQLDFSLTPGPADQGISASQVDSKAAKAPHSSQIGKSTPGAKVSISEGRRPEEESSFWKISAERSRLEGEQADFQSLTPSQIKSLEKGEKSLPSYLRQETSVTCKEPEAAEPHPPAPTRSTKQRAPRPPAPPPPAPTAVSATPASLSISPNPAPPVSVSSSVAGWERSQSTLPSVGSTVDEVFSSSMMSKPSGHLGVDKDKGEDDSPTSPTFAQFNTSSSILKTGFDFLDNW, via the exons ATGGCCGCCGCAACCATGGCGGGGCTCGACGCCCACaggatggaggaaaagaagtTCGAGTACTTCTCCTCCATCAACTCCATGGCGAAGAAAATAATGCAGGAGCGGGAGCAAATCAAAGCCAAACACGGCTCCTCCTGGGACAAGATGACGCCGCAGGAGCAGGACAGCGCCATCGACAACGGCATGATGGATCCCCACATCCGAGCCCGGTACGCCATGCACAGGGTGGAGCGCGAGGAGGTGCCCTGTTACCCGAAACTGCTCATCCAGACGGGCCAGAAGATCGTTCACTTCGGGGAAGAG GACATCACCTGGCAGGATGAGCACTCCGCCCCCTTCTCATGGGAAACAAAG AGCCAACTGGACTTCAGCTTGACACCAGGCCCAGCAGACCAGGGGATCTCAGCCTCGCAGGTGGACTCAAAGGCAGCCAAGGCTCCTCATTCCAGCCAGATTGGCAAAAGTACACCAGGAGCCAAG GTGTCCATCAGCGAAGGACggaggccagaggaggagtCCTCCTTCTGGAAGATCAGCGCCGAGAGGTCCAGGCTGGAGGGAGAACAAGCCGACTTCCAGTCCCTCACCCCCAGCCAGATCAAGTCCctggagaagggagagaaatcACTCCCCTCCTACCTGCGACAG GAGACCTCCGTCACCTGCAAGGAGCCAGAGGCAGCAGAGCCCCACCCCCCAGCTCCCACCAGGTCCACCAAGCAGCGAGCACCCAGACCTCCTGCTCCCCCCCCACCTGCCCCCACCGCTGTCAGCGCCACGCCggcctccctctccatctccccaAACCCGGCCCCACCTGTCAGCGTGTCTTCGTCAGTTGCGGGCTGGGAGCGATCTCAGAGCACCCTGCCGTCCGTCGGCAGCACCGTGGACGAGGtgttctcctccagcatgaTGTCCAAGCCCTCCGGCCACCTCGGTGTGGACAAGGACAAAGGCGAAGACGATTCGCCCACGAGCCCCACCTTTGCCCAG TtcaacacaagcagcagcatccTGAAGACCGGATTCGACTTCTTGGACAACTGGTAA
- the clec11a gene encoding C-type lectin domain family 11 member A, protein MRKQKMGPAAASLALLCLCSLGLCAPTGTADAPPTQASLPEVKKARGDVPDILPEPEPEPTSPVSDFENSYNYILSRLAGMDQAIHKLNVGHYTLDVKVSQLMDRLSRMDAKVGELEDNIREVYQHSKDNRKETGRLEGCQKGRRVGYKCYLVYNSYEDYAGASRKCLERGGRMAMPRDRKEQEALADYVRSFFHPGNWPIWLGINDLRSEGMYLFDDGTRVSYFQWRKHFLSSQPDGGRRENCVAMSSDDGDWWDHYCDRTMNYLCEFDDRVAL, encoded by the exons ATGAGGAAGCAGAAAATGGGACCGGCGGCCGCCTCGCTCGCTCTGCTCTGTTTATGTTCTCTGGGTCTGTGTGCTCCTACGGGGACGGCCGATGCTCCACCAACACAG gcGTCTCTGCCAGAGGTGAAGAAGGCGAGAGGGGACGTTCCTGATATTCTTCCAGAGCCTGAACCAGAGCCAACCAGCCCCgtgtcagactttgaaaacTCATACAACTACATCT TGTCCAGACTGGCCGGCATGGACCAAGCCATCCACAAGCTGAATGTGGGTCACTACACTCTGGATGTGAAAGTCAGCCAGCTGATGGACCGTCTGTCCCGGATGGACG CTAAAGTCGGGGAGCTGGAGGACAACATCAGGGAGGTCTACCAGCACAGCAAGGACAACCGCAAGGAGACAGGAAGACTGGAAG GTTGCCAGAAGGGACGCAGGGTGGGATACAAGTGTTATCTTGTGTACAACAGCTACGAGGACTACGCTGGAGCGTCCAGGAAGTGCCTGGAGCGTGGCGGCCGCATGGCGATGCCCCGCGACCGCAAGGAGCAGGAGGCCCTGGCCGACTACGTCAGGTCGTTCTTCCACCCGGGGAACTGGCCCATCTGGCTGGGCATCAACGACCTGCGGTCTGAGGGCATGTACCTTTTCGACGATGGCACGCGCGTCTCGTACTTCCAGTGGCGcaaacacttcctgtccagCCAGCCGGACGGCGGGAGGCGGGAGAACTGTGTGGCCATGTCATCGGACGATGGCGACTGGTGGGACCACTACTGCGATCGGACCATGAACTATCTCTGCGAGTTTGATGACAGAGTGGCTCTCTAA